In Hirundo rustica isolate bHirRus1 chromosome 4, bHirRus1.pri.v3, whole genome shotgun sequence, a genomic segment contains:
- the MGAT3 gene encoding beta-1,4-mannosyl-glycoprotein 4-beta-N-acetylglucosaminyltransferase isoform X1 has translation MKMRRHKLFLTLCMAGLCLISFLHFLKALSYVTFPRELASLSPNLVSSFFWNNAPVMPQVSPEPGAAELLRTPLYSHSPLLQPLSPSRASEELHKVEFVLPEDSTEYFVRTKAGGICFKPGTKVLEKPPVGGRQEERADGAASGQPARKPLSAGGSKRRKWVECVCLPGWHGPSCGVPTVVQYSNLPTKDRLVPREIPRRVINAINVNHEFDLLDVRFHELGDVVDAFVVCESNFTAYGEPRPLKFREMLLNGSFDYIRHKVLYVFLDHFPPGGRQDGWIADDYLRTFLTRDGISRLRNLRPDDVFIIDDADEIPARDGVLFLKLYDGWTEPFAFHMRKSLYGFFWKQPGTLEVVSGCTMGMLQAVYATDGIRLRRREYYTMPGFRQYENSTGHILVQWSLGSPLHFAGWHCSWCFTPEGIYFKLVSAQNGDFPRWGDYEDKRDLNYIRELIRTGGWFDGTMQEYPPADPKEQMYAPKYLLKNYQRFRYLLENPYRKAEGAG, from the coding sequence ATGAAGATGAGACGCCATAAACTCTTTCTGACTCTCTGCATGGCTGGTCTCTGCCTCATCTCCTTCTTGCACTTCCTAAAGGCCCTTTCCTATGTCACCTTCCCCAGGGAGCTGGCTTCACTTAGTCCCAACCTCGTCTCCAGCTTCTTCTGGAACAATGCCCCTGTCATGCCTCAGGTCAGCCCTGAGCCAGGGGCTGCGGAGCTCCTACGCACACCCCTGTATTCCCACTCCCCCTTGCTCCAGCCCTtgtctcccagcagagccagcgAAGAGCTGCACAAGGTTGAGTTTGTGCTGCCAGAAGACTCAACAGAATACTTTGTCCGTACCAAAGCCGGTGGCATTTGCTTTAAACCAGGCACCAAGGTGTTGGAGAAGCCACCTGTGGGAGGTCGGCAGGAGGAGCGAGCGGATGGCGCAGCCTCAGGGCAGCCGGCTCGGAAGCCGCTGAGCGCCGGCGGAAGCAAGCGGCGCAAGTGGGTGGAATGCGTGTGTCTGCCGGGCTGGCACGGCCCCAGCTGTGGGGTCCCCACCGTGGTCCAGTACTCCAACCTGCCCACCAAGGACCGCCTCGTGCCGCGGGAAATTCCCCGGCGGGTCATCAACGCCATCAATGTCAACCACGAGTTTGACCTGCTGGACGTCCGCTTCCATGAGCTGGGAGATGTGGTGGATGCTTTTGTGGTGTGCGAGTCCAACTTCACAGCCTACGGAGAGCCGCGGCCCCTCAAGTTCCGCGAGATGCTCCTAAATGGCTCCTTTGACTACATCCGCCACAAGGTGCTTTACGTCTTCCTGGACCACTTTCCCCCCGGTGGCCGCCAGGACGGCTGGATTGCTGACGATTACCTGCGCACCTTCCTCACCCGGGATGGTATCTCTCGCCTCCGCAACCTGCGCCCAGACGACGTCTTCATCATCGATGATGCTGACGAGATCCCGGCCCGTGACGGCGTGCTCTTCCTCAAGCTCTACGATGGCTGGACAGAGCCCTTTGCCTTTCACATGCGCAAGTCGCTCTACGGCTTCTTCTGGAAGCAACCGGGCACCTTGGAGGTGGTCTCGGGCTGCACCATGGGGATGCTCCAGGCTGTCTATGCTACCGATGGGATACGTTTGCGACGCCGTGAGTACTACACCATGCCCGGGTTTCGGCAGTACGAGAACAGCACGGGACACATCCTGGTACAGTGGTCACTGGGCAGCCCCCTCCACTTTGctggctggcactgctcctggtgTTTCACTCCAGAGGGGATCTACTTCAAACTGGTGTCAGCCCAGAATGGGGACTTTCCCCGCTGGGGTGACTACGAGGACAAACGAGACCTCAATTACATCCGGGAGCTGATCCGGACTGGTGGCTGGTTTGATGGTACTATGCAGGAGTATCCCCCTGCTGACCCCAAGGAGCAGATGTATGCTCCCAAGTACCTGCTTAAGAACTACCAGCGGTTCCGCTACTTGTTGGAGAACCCCTACCGGAAGGCGGAGGGCGCTGGTTGA
- the MGAT3 gene encoding beta-1,4-mannosyl-glycoprotein 4-beta-N-acetylglucosaminyltransferase isoform X2 codes for MKMRRHKLFLTLCMAGLCLISFLHFLKALSYVTFPRELASLSPNLVSSFFWNNAPVMPQVSPEPGAAELLRTPLYSHSPLLQPLSPSRASEELHKVEFVLPEDSTEYFVRTKAGGICFKPGTKVLEKPPVGGRQEERADGAASGQPARKPLSAGGSKRRKWVECVCLPGWHGPSCGVPTVVQYSNLPTKDRLVPREIPRRVINAINVNHEFDLLDVRFHELGDVVDAFVVCESNFTAYGEPRPLKFREMLLNGSFDYIRHKVLYVFLDHFPPGGRQDGWIADDYLRTFLTRDGISRLRNLRPDDVFIIDDADEIPARDGVLFLKLYDGWTEPFAFHMRKSLYGFFWKQPGTLEVVSGCTMGMLQAVYATDGIRLRRRNGLRRDLKYSETTNSNHCFFLPVWMMMQYHLGGG; via the exons ATGAAGATGAGACGCCATAAACTCTTTCTGACTCTCTGCATGGCTGGTCTCTGCCTCATCTCCTTCTTGCACTTCCTAAAGGCCCTTTCCTATGTCACCTTCCCCAGGGAGCTGGCTTCACTTAGTCCCAACCTCGTCTCCAGCTTCTTCTGGAACAATGCCCCTGTCATGCCTCAGGTCAGCCCTGAGCCAGGGGCTGCGGAGCTCCTACGCACACCCCTGTATTCCCACTCCCCCTTGCTCCAGCCCTtgtctcccagcagagccagcgAAGAGCTGCACAAGGTTGAGTTTGTGCTGCCAGAAGACTCAACAGAATACTTTGTCCGTACCAAAGCCGGTGGCATTTGCTTTAAACCAGGCACCAAGGTGTTGGAGAAGCCACCTGTGGGAGGTCGGCAGGAGGAGCGAGCGGATGGCGCAGCCTCAGGGCAGCCGGCTCGGAAGCCGCTGAGCGCCGGCGGAAGCAAGCGGCGCAAGTGGGTGGAATGCGTGTGTCTGCCGGGCTGGCACGGCCCCAGCTGTGGGGTCCCCACCGTGGTCCAGTACTCCAACCTGCCCACCAAGGACCGCCTCGTGCCGCGGGAAATTCCCCGGCGGGTCATCAACGCCATCAATGTCAACCACGAGTTTGACCTGCTGGACGTCCGCTTCCATGAGCTGGGAGATGTGGTGGATGCTTTTGTGGTGTGCGAGTCCAACTTCACAGCCTACGGAGAGCCGCGGCCCCTCAAGTTCCGCGAGATGCTCCTAAATGGCTCCTTTGACTACATCCGCCACAAGGTGCTTTACGTCTTCCTGGACCACTTTCCCCCCGGTGGCCGCCAGGACGGCTGGATTGCTGACGATTACCTGCGCACCTTCCTCACCCGGGATGGTATCTCTCGCCTCCGCAACCTGCGCCCAGACGACGTCTTCATCATCGATGATGCTGACGAGATCCCGGCCCGTGACGGCGTGCTCTTCCTCAAGCTCTACGATGGCTGGACAGAGCCCTTTGCCTTTCACATGCGCAAGTCGCTCTACGGCTTCTTCTGGAAGCAACCGGGCACCTTGGAGGTGGTCTCGGGCTGCACCATGGGGATGCTCCAGGCTGTCTATGCTACCGATGGGATACGTTTGCGACGCC GTAATGGATTAAGAAGGGATCTGAAATACTCTGAAACTACGAATTCAAACCACTGTTTTTTCTTGCCTGTGTGGATGATGATGCAGTATCATCTTGGAGGTGGTTGA